A stretch of Faecalibacterium duncaniae DNA encodes these proteins:
- a CDS encoding acyl-[acyl-carrier-protein] thioesterase, protein MNQYTYHTTVLNADGDFRRMIKPSALFRYVEQAAADHARAYGMDDAFFKAHHTAFLVGKQAAQITRMPLRAEKLTFVTACEPCKKGSMKRLTRILDEAGKECALIDSRWIVVDTDRECILRQPSWHTPGYWNEDLEGELPQLVHKAKELTCAGSRTASYSLCDLNGHVNNACYLDIACDALPLEVVKGGPLKFVSVKYHREIPMGSQVEVFYAPSADGWYVVGRREEHAAFECYLEFTK, encoded by the coding sequence ATGAATCAATATACCTATCATACAACTGTCCTGAACGCTGACGGCGATTTCCGCCGGATGATCAAGCCCAGCGCCCTGTTCCGCTATGTGGAGCAGGCTGCGGCAGACCACGCCCGCGCCTACGGCATGGACGATGCTTTTTTCAAAGCGCACCACACGGCATTTCTGGTGGGCAAGCAGGCGGCGCAGATCACCCGGATGCCCCTGCGCGCCGAAAAGCTGACATTTGTTACCGCCTGTGAGCCGTGCAAGAAGGGTTCGATGAAGCGGCTGACCCGCATTCTGGACGAAGCAGGGAAGGAGTGTGCTCTGATCGACAGCCGGTGGATCGTGGTGGATACCGATCGTGAGTGCATCCTGCGCCAGCCCTCCTGGCATACGCCCGGTTACTGGAACGAGGATCTGGAAGGGGAGCTGCCCCAGCTGGTGCACAAAGCAAAGGAACTGACCTGTGCGGGCAGCCGGACAGCCAGCTACTCCCTGTGCGACCTGAACGGCCATGTGAATAACGCCTGCTATCTGGACATCGCCTGTGATGCCCTGCCGCTGGAGGTGGTCAAAGGCGGGCCGTTGAAATTTGTCTCCGTCAAGTACCACCGGGAGATCCCGATGGGCAGTCAGGTCGAGGTGTTTTATGCGCCCTCGGCCGATGGCTGGTATGTGGTGGGCCGCCGCGAAGAGCACGCCGCGTTTGAATGCTACCTGGAATTTACAAAATAA